CCGGCTTCGACGCGTTCGGCGGCGACGGCAGCGACCAGAACGGTGACGGCACCGCGATGGCCGGCGTCATCGGGGGTACGAAGTACGGCGTCGCGAAGAAGGCGACCCTGGTTTCGGTGAAGGTGCTGGACGCGGACGGCGGCGGCACGCTCGCCGGAGTGATCGCCGGGCTCGACTGGATCACCGCGCACGCGAAGAAGCCCGCGGTCGCGAACTTCGTCATCGGCTACACGTTGAGCGACGCGCTCGACGACGCCGTACGCAACTCGATCGCATCCGGCGTCACGTACGTACTGTCCGCCGGCGCGAGCACCCACGATGTGAGTACGACCTCACCCGCGCGCGTCGCGGAAGCGATCACCGTCGGATCATCGGACTGCGCCGACAAGGTCGCTGCCTTCAGCAACTACGGCGCCGGCCTCGATCTGTACGCGCCCGGGGTGGACATCCCCACCGACGCGCCAGGCGGCGGTATCACCACGCAGGAAGGCACCAACGTCTCCGCCGCCCACGCCTCGGGCGCTGCCGCCCTCTACCTCAGCAACCACCCCCGCCGAACCCCCGCCGCGGTAGCCGCCGCCCTGACCACCACCGCCATCCAAAACACCCTGACCGGGGTACCCACGCCGACCACCCCGAACAAACTCCTCCACATCTCCCGCCGCTGACCCACCCCCACGACGGTTCAGGAGGTGGTGAGGGATTCGGCGAAGTGGCAGGCGGATTGGTGGGTGGCGACTACGCGGAGGGCTGGGGTTTCGGTGCGGCAGCGGTCTTCGGCCAGCCAGCAGCGGGGGTTGAAGCGGCAGCCGGACGGGGGATCGAGCGGTGACGGCGGTTCGCCGGAGAGTTTGCGCCGGCGGGTCAGCGTGCCACGGGCGCTGCGGTCGGGTGACGGGACCGCCGACAGCAGCGCCTGTGTGTACGGGTTGGTGGGCGAATCGTAGATCGCGGCGGTGGGGCCGAGCTCGGCGATTCGCCCGAGGTACATGACCGCGACGCGATCGGCCAGGTGGCGTACGACGGACAGGTCGTGCGCGATGAAGACGACCGTGACGTCGAGCCGTTCGCGCAGGTCGGCAAGGAGGTTGATCACCTGGGCCTGCACCGAGACGTCCAGCGCGGAGACCGGTTCGTCGGCGATCAGGACGGCCGGGTCGAGCGCGAGCGCGCGGGCGATACCGATCCGCTGC
The genomic region above belongs to Kribbella solani and contains:
- a CDS encoding S8 family serine peptidase produces the protein MRAVALVLAVASTVLSTVPAYAQPVGKIVNAGSADAVGGSYLVVLKDGAPPEVAAKYGARVVERFGSALSAVLVEAREEQARGLAADPSVSFVEQNTKVHGASKDRPVQSAAVPCGLDRLDQVALPLDGVYRYPPSAGAGVSVYLVDSGIDYQHPDLKPRAKPGFDAFGGDGSDQNGDGTAMAGVIGGTKYGVAKKATLVSVKVLDADGGGTLAGVIAGLDWITAHAKKPAVANFVIGYTLSDALDDAVRNSIASGVTYVLSAGASTHDVSTTSPARVAEAITVGSSDCADKVAAFSNYGAGLDLYAPGVDIPTDAPGGGITTQEGTNVSAAHASGAAALYLSNHPRRTPAAVAAALTTTAIQNTLTGVPTPTTPNKLLHISRR
- a CDS encoding dipeptide ABC transporter ATP-binding protein, producing the protein MSKSEILRPRAAVGEVVLEADNLVRTYAVGSALRRGRVSAVDNVSLTLHRGEIVGVVGESGCGKSTLARMLVGLERPDSGTLSYRGRDVTAGGRRERKLLRDGVQMIFQDPYASLDPRMTVLDIVAEPLAANGAGTRASRRDKVGSLLELVGLAPDLMNRFPHQFSGGQRQRIGIARALALDPAVLIADEPVSALDVSVQAQVINLLADLRERLDVTVVFIAHDLSVVRHLADRVAVMYLGRIAELGPTAAIYDSPTNPYTQALLSAVPSPDRSARGTLTRRRKLSGEPPSPLDPPSGCRFNPRCWLAEDRCRTETPALRVVATHQSACHFAESLTTS